The Filimonas lacunae genomic sequence TTCTGCCGACAATAACTCCTTTAGCACCCTCACTTTTAAATTCCTGCGCAATGCCAAATCCAATGCCACTATTACCACCTGTGATAACTGCTACTTTGTTTTTTAATCTGCTCATTATTCCTTTTTTAATGATTGAATGACAAAGCTAGATTGGTGAAGTTACTTTTAGTAACTTTGTGCTGAAAAATAACAGTAACACAAGTGTAACTAAGTAACATTATGGGGTGTAAGATAGAAGAGTTCCAAAAGGACCAAAAGCAAAGAATGAGGGCCGTACAGGATTCAATGGACGCATTAAATGGGAAATGGAAGATTGCTATTATCTCGTCTATTTGCTGTTATGGTAAAAGGCGATTTTCAGACATACTGAATGATATAGAAGGAGTTTCCAACAGAATGTTGAGCAAAGAATTGAAGGAATTAGAAATAAACCAATTGATCAAACGAACCGTTTTAGACACGCAACCTATAACGGTTCAATATGAACTTACGGAGCACGGCAATACACTGCAAACCATTATCAGCAATCTTGCAGATTGGGGAATTGTACATCGAGAGAAAATTGTCGGGAAAAAATGTCCAATCTCGGTTGAGTGACGTTCTTTGTTAACACGAAGCGAGCAAAGGAAGTATTGAACAAGAGCCACTGTTAAAAGCACATTTACCTTATTGAAAATATTTGTCAGCGGGTTGTACTTTTTATGTTATCAATTGGTGGATGGAATCAACTGATAACATAAAAAGCTAATTGCTTTAACCTATTTTAATCTGTTTTTACACTCAATACTTTGGTTAATTCTACCTTTATAATGATAGCCCTTTCAATTCCGTTTTGACGTTCAAATGTGGTTTGGCACTGGTTTGTTTGCTAATTGTTTGCGAATCGGCGTGATGTTGATTAGCTGTAATTTTTAAATCTCTCATGATTTGAAAATTCAGACAGTCTGAAATTTTAAACTATGGTCGAATTCTAATGTGGATGTCAAATGATTATAGAGGTGGGATATTTTAAAATCAGAAAAGCCCCAACATTTCTGTTGAG encodes the following:
- a CDS encoding winged helix-turn-helix transcriptional regulator, encoding MGCKIEEFQKDQKQRMRAVQDSMDALNGKWKIAIISSICCYGKRRFSDILNDIEGVSNRMLSKELKELEINQLIKRTVLDTQPITVQYELTEHGNTLQTIISNLADWGIVHREKIVGKKCPISVE